TTCCTGAACGGAGCCGCTGGTGATATCAATCCGCCTACGGTATCCATGGGGGCCGCTTATGCAAAAGCACACGGCGAAGCAATGGCGGAACGGGTAGCAACGCAGAAGCCGTTGCCAATAGCGGATACTGCATTTTCTTTTCAACGCAGCACGATCCCTTTTACGGTCAGGGACGGATCCGGTATCACGAATCCGCTGGATGCCCTGGCGCGGATCAGCCTGCTGCATTTTAGCTCCCTGGCCGTTCTGTTCCTGCCAGGTGAGATCTTTGTGGAGACAGCCCTGGAGATTGAGCAGGCGTCACCTTTTGAACATACCATCATTGCGGGGTTTTCTGAAAATAATGTCGGGTACGTACCAACACCCCGTGCATTTGAAGAAGGCGGTTATGAAACCGGTCCCGGTAAATGGTCCTTTCTTGAAAAAGGTGCCGCCGGGCGGATAAAAGCGGCGGCAATCGATCTGCTGCAGCAACAATTTTATAAACGGAATACGCACCTGATAAAATCATAAGCATATGTTTTGGCGATATAAAATAGCAGGCCTTCTGCTTGTATGGTGTATCACTGTTACAGCAACGGCCCAGTCTTTGAAAAAGAGCATTTCCTATTACGGAGGCGATAAAAATGATCTGTACCTGCTGCTGAAAACACAGGGCTATACAATAAAACGTTATAACAGCCCGGAAGCGGCCATACAGGCGGCTCCTGTGGGCTCAGGTGTTTTTATCACGGCAGCGCAATACCCGGTGCCGGATCCAAAGAACCGCATCAGCGAAGGACTGGTACAAACCGCTGCTTCCCGCAGGTTGCGGTTATATGTGGAATATCCTTCGGCTTATCCCGGACTGGATATTCCATCGCAACCACTGGAAACGCATTTGGAGCGGGGTGTGGTTACTACCGATCTGTTTGGTGCCCGGCTGCCACAACTGGCATTGCTGGGCATTCATAACTGTTATGTATGGCCGGTTAGTGCCGCTGATCCGTTGGTGGCGCTGGCCAAAGTTGTTGGCGTGGATAAAGCGGAATTGGGGCTGGACAGTACCAAGACCTATCCGTTATTATTCCGGAAGAATGGTGTGCTCATCAGCACCACTGCCCTGAGTAATTTTAAAACAGGCCGCTATGGTCCGGTACAACCGGTTAAAACGCTGTTGTCGTACATCATAAAGGAGCTTACAGGTAGCGCTGAAGTTGCCATTAACAACTGGCCCCAGGATGTGCGGCCCATGTACGGCAGGAACGCACCCCTGCCCGCGAATGCCCTGCGAAACAGTGTACAAAAAGGAGTGGAATGGTTTGCGAATGGCCGGTTCTATGTACATCCCAGCTGGAAGGCAGACTGGATGAAATATGGTGGTGTGGACGGACTGAAACCGGTAGGCCCCCCGGTACCGCAGGACAAGCCCAATGGCGACGGATCGCTGGGGATCATTGAAGGGCATACCTCCACCATCTATTACGACGGCAGTCAGCAATACCGTTACTGGATGCGTGCCGATGTACAGGGAGAAGCCAGCATGGCACTGGCTGCTGCCGGCCAGCTGCTGAACAATGCGGAGTATAAAGCAAGAGCAGCAAATATCATTGACTTCCTTTTTAAAACCTCCAACCTGCGGGCCGGGCCCAAAAACGATCCGGGTAGTCCGGCTTACGGATTGATCGGCTGGGCAACCACTAATGCCGGTACTTTTTATGGAGATGATAATGCCCGTGCGATACTCGGGGCGTTGGGCGCCGCGGGATATCTGAAAACGGATCAATGGGATAAGGAACTGGCGGAAGCCATCATGGCCAACTTCAGAACCACCGGCAAACAGGGGTTCCGGGGCGAACGGCTGGAGGAAAATGATATCATCAAAAACGGATGGCCCTATTATTATAACCGCAATCTGGAACATCCCTCACCCCATTTTGAGTCCTGGATGTGGGCGCTTTATTTATGGCTCTATGATAAAACACACTATGCGCCATTGCTGGAGCGTACAAAGGAAGCCATCGCCATTACGATGAAAGATTACCCGGATAAATGGAAATGGGGCAGCAGCCTGCAAACCCAGCGCGCCCGGCTCATTCTGCCGCTGGCCTGGCTGGTGCGGGTGGAAGATACACCGCTGCACCGGCGCTGGCTGGATGAAATGGTTCATGAGATGCTGAAATACCAGGATGAAAGTGGTGCCATCCGGGAGGAGCTGGGAAAAGGAAAGGGTATGTTCCGGGAACTGAAGTCAAACAGCGACTACGGCTCGGATGAGGGGTCGCTGATTTCACAGAACGGGCAAAAAATATCCTGCATGCTGTACACAAATAATTTCGCGGTGTTCAGTCTGCATGAGGCGGCATTGGCCACCGGCAATAAGAGGTATATACAGGCGGTAAAAAAGTTGTCTGATTTTTTAACCCGTATACAGGTACAAAGCAGCAAACACAAGGATCTGGATGGGGCCTGGTTCCGCGCTTTCGACTACGGCAAGTGGGAATACTGGGCCTCCAATTCCGATGCGGGATGGGGCGCCTGGTGTACGCTTACGGGCTGGATCCAAAGCTGGATCGTGACCACACAGGCTGAGATCCTGCAGCAGCAAAGCTTCTGGGATGTTACAAAGAATTCCGGCATGCGTACCACCGGTGCGGCCGTTATTGATCAGATGATGAAAAAAACTGAATGATGAAAAAAATTGCAATTGTATTATTAATGGGGATATGGATGGCCGGCACTGTTTGCGGCCAAACAACGGCCAATGACCTGGCCGCGCTTTCGATGATGCAGGACGGCGTGATCTCAAAGCGGGTAAGCAGCCATGATACGGCCGGCGCCGGTAATGATTTTATACGGATCGCTGATAAAGAAACAAGAACCATCTTTGATGTAAAGGGAGCCGGTATGATCAATCATATCTGGATCACGATGGCGCCGGGGCCGGAAGCCCTGAGCCGTAATGATGTGATCCTGAAAATGTACTGGGACGGAAATACATCGCCTTCGGTGATGGCGCCCATCGGGCCTTTCTTCGGACAGGGATGGAATGAATCGTATACCTATAGCTCGCTGCCCTTATCGGCCAGCCCGGTAAACGGCAAGGGAATGGTCTGTTATTTTTCGATGCCTTTTGCAAAAGGGGCCCGCATTGAGATCGAGAACCAGGCCGGCAAGGAGATCAGTCATTTTTACTATTATGTAGATTATGTGGAAATGGACCGGTTGCCTGCAAAAGCCGGGCGGTTTCATGCCTGGTACAATAAGCAGCTGACCGAAACCTCGAAAACCGAAGGTGAAAACGAATGGGCCATTTTTGGAAAGCCGGGAAACAATACGACCGGTAAAGACAATTACCTGATCGCCGATATCAAAGGCAAAGGGCATTTTGTGGGGGTGAATTATTATGTGCATGCGCCCACACCGATGTGGTACGGCGAAGGGAACGACCGCATCGAGATCGATGGGGCAAAGGGTACAGTGCTTAAAGGCACGGGAACGGAAGACTATTTTAATACCGCCTGGTGTCCGAAATCCATTTATGAACATCCGTATTACGGGTATGCAAGGGTGAATAATGATATTGGCTGGATGGGCCGGACGCACCTGTACCGGTTCAATATCACTGATCCTTTCTATTTTAATACGTCCTTCCGTTTTTCGATCGAACACGGGCATAACAATGTATTGACGTTGGATCTGGCCAGCGTGGCTTACTGGTATCAGCCGGAGGCGCATGCGGTTCCTGCCATTCCTTCAAAAGAGGCCCGGCAGCCGATGCCGATGATCGATATTGGTGACATTCACCGCTGGCGCAACGAGTGGCGCAAAAGCAAGGGTAATGATCCGAAATTATGGGGGAATGAGCGTTGATGTTTGGTCCGGGTCTACATTGTATGGCATTATTGGGAAGCGTACGCTGTGTCGCACCTGTCCCACTTGTCACTGATAACAATCATCATCGCTCTAGTTGAATTAAAAAAGGCTCATGAAAAAAAATCTCATCCTGCTCATCCTGCTGGCCGGTGCGCTGCAATTGGCCGCACAGGACCTGATGGGCCTGACCGCCATAAAGCAGGGCGTAAAAACGAAGCGGGTCAGCAGTTACGACCGGTCTGGAGATAATCATGATAACCTGAAGGATATAAAGCCCGGGGAAAAACGGACGATCTTTAATGTGGAAGGCGCTGGGATCATTGATCATATCTGGATGACGCTTTCGCCGGAGCCAAATGTGCTCAGCCGGAATGATGTGCTCCTCCGGATGTACTGGGATGGTAATACATATCCGTCTGTGGAAGCGCCGGTTGGGCCATTCTTCGGGCAGGGGTGGAACGAAGCGTACCTGTTTACATCGGCAGCGCTGGCCGCTACACCTACGAATGGAAACGGGCTGGTAAGTTATTTTGCCATGCCCTTTGCAAAGGGCGCCCGTATCGAAATTGAAAACCAGACCGGCCGCAATATCAGTGCCCTGTATTTTTACATCGATTACCAGGAAATGAAAGCCTTACCTCCGCAAACGGGCCGGTTTCATGCCTGGTATAATAAGCAGCTGACCGTGCCGGTGGATAGCGTGGAAAATGAACACTGGATGTTTGGTGGCAACCCGCCTAATAAAAACGGTGAGGAAAATTATATGATTGCGGATATAAAAGGCAGGGGGCATTTTGTGGGCGTTAATTATTATGTGCAGGCGCCCACGCCTTACTGGTACGGTGAGGGCGATGATATGTGGTTTATAGACGGCGATACCTTGCCAACGATGAATGGTACCGGTACTGAAGATTATTTTAATACTTCGTGGGGAGCACCGAAAGCGCCCTATTCCTCGCCTTATTTTGGCTATGCAAAAGTGAATGAGGATATCGGGTTCCTGGGCCGCACCCATATCTACCGGTTTCATATCGCCGACCCGGTTTACTTCGACCAGTCGTTGCGGTTTTCCATCGAGCATGGGAGCAATAATGTGCTAACGCTGGACCTGGCCAGTGTGGCTTACTGGTACCAGGATGTGGCCGCCCGTATACCGCCCATACCGGATGCGGCAGCACGCCGGCCGATGCCGCTGATCGGTCCTGTTGATATCCACCGCTGGCGGAATGAATGGCGGAAAAGCAAGGGGAATGATACCCGCCTATGGCGGTAAACGAGTGCCGATTTTAATAATAACAGGATTAAATCAAAGAACTAAAAAAGGAAAACAATTATGGCGCGTTTTATCAAACAGGGGAAGGCTGTAACCGAATTGCAGCAGGAGCATTCGAACGTAAAAGGAACCGTGGAAGCGATGATCCGGAGTATTGAATCCGGTGGGGATGAGGCCGTACGTGCGTATGCGGAGCGGCTGGATCAATGGACACCGGCATCCTTCCGGCTTTCAGCTGACCAGATACAAGCCATTGTAGACCGCACACCGCAGCAGGTAAAGGACGATATCCTTTTTGCGCAGCAGCAGATCCGTTTTTTTGCAATGCAGCAGCGCAATACGTTGCTGGACCTGGAAGTGGAAACGCTTCCGGGTGTATTTTTAGGACATAAGAACATTCCCGTGAACAGTGTGGGATGTTATGTTCCGGGTGGCCGGTATCCGATGGTGGCCTCGGCACATATGAGTGTGCTGACCGCCAAAGTAGCGGGTGTACAAAGGGTGATTGCCTGCACGCCACCCATACTGGGAAAGATACCGGAGGCTACGGTTTGTGCCATGCATTTTGCCGGCGCAGATGAGATTTATATACTGGGAGGAGTACAGGCACTTTGTGCGATGGCCATTGGTACGGATTCCATCCCGGGTGTGGACATGATCGTTGGGCCGGGCAATGCCTATGTGGCAGAGGCTAAGCGGCAACTTTTCGGAAGGGTAGGGATCGATCTGCTGGCGGGTCCAACGGAAGTGCTGGTGATTGCGGATGAAACAGCGGATGCCGAGATGGTTGCCTGCGACCTGCTGGGACAGGCAGAGCATGGTCCTACTTCCCCGGCGGCGCTGATCACTACCTCCGAAAGCCTGGCACAGGAAACCCTCGTTGAAATAGAACGCCAACTGAAAACCTTGTCCACAGCAGATCTTGCGGGAGCGGCCTGGAGGGACTACGGATCGGTGATCATAGTGAGCGATATCGCGGAGGCGGTTGCGGAAGCAGACAAGCTGGCCTATGAACATGTAGAGGTGCTTACGGCCGATCCTTCTTATTTCCTGGAACACATGACTAATTATGGTGCCCTGTTCCTGGGTCCCGAAACCAATGTGGCGTATGGCGACAAGGTCATCGGCACCAATCATACCCTGCCTACCATGAAGGCAGCACGCTATACCGGCGGACTGTGGGTAGGTAAATTTATAAAAACCTGTACCTATCAGCGTTGCACCCCGGAGGCCAGCGCCAAAATAGGTATGTATGCCGAACGTCTTTGTGAACTGGAAGGTTTTGCCGGGCATAAACGGCAGGCCAACCTGCGGGTAAAGCGCTATTACCAAAAATGATGGTTAATTAAAATAAAATTTCGCAACTTTGAAGGAGTGCTTAAACGATAAAGTAAGGCACTTTCCTTTAAACAGAAAATCATGAACAGACTTGCACAACGATTGTTGATTCTTTTTGCCGGTGCTTTGTTGAGCACCGCCGGCGGAGCCCGAACATCGAACCCGCCTATGAGTATTTGGCTGACCACTTCACTGCAACGGGTATTTCCGCAATCACCTGCTCAAACCACTACCCAACTGGAGTTGCTGGCCGCCCGGAACAGCCGTGTTTCATTCCAGGTTGCTTTCCGCAGCAACATGAAAGATCAAACGCATATATCCTGTAACATGGAGGGCGCGGAAGCGGTGCATCCGCAGGTACGTTTTGTAGGACTGGTGCCGATGCACCATTTTAATACGGATGTCAGCGCAGAGGAGCTGGATGGAAGGGGATACCTGCCCGGCTGGCTGCCCGATCCGCTGTACCCGGTAACCAAAACCGAAGCCAATCCTTTTGAAAGCCGTTCGTTCTGGATCACGCTGCAGATCCCGGCTGCGCTGTCGCCCGGGATACACCGTTACAAAGTACGGATGCGCTGGCAGGAAGGGAAGGAAGAAAAGGATACGGCATTAACGGTTAACCTAAACGTAAGTACGTTGACCCTGCAACCCCGGAAAAACTTCTACGTCACCCACTGGTGGCGGGGTGAGGCCATTGCCCTCCAGTACAAAACAAAAATGTTTGACGAACGGTGGTGGAAGCTGACGCGGGCCTGCATGAAAAACCTGATCGAGCATGGCAATGATGTGGCATTTATCCAGAACTTCTTCGAGCTGCGGGCGGTGTTCAAAGAACCTTGTCAGATGCTGATCGTAAATGAACCAAGTCCCGGAAAATATGAATTTGACTGGTCGCGGATCAAACGCTTTGTAGACCTGTGCCGGGAGCTGGGCTATAAAAAATTTGAATGGGCACATCTCTGGCTGTACTGGGGTGTGCAGGACGCCATGCATGTGTATAAAAAAGAAGGTGATGCGTATAAATTGTTATGGGCAGAAAATCTTTCGGGCACATCCGATACCTATATCAATTTTTTAAAACAATGTCTGCCGGAACTGCATCGCTTCCTCATAAAGGAAAAGCTGCTGGAGGATTCGTATTTTCATCTCTCGGATGAGCCCTGGTCCGAGCACGTGGAAAACTATAAAAAAGCACGCGATATACTTCGCCGGCTGGCTCCCTGGATGAAAGTAATGGATGCCTTAAGCGATGTGCGGTATGGCCGGGAGCACCTTACTGATATCCCGGTGCCGATTATTAGCTCAGATGAAGCATACCGGAAGGAAAACATTCCGCACTGGGTTTATTTCTGCACGGGTCCGCGTAATAAATGGCTCAACCGTTTATATGATACGCCGCTGCCCAAATTACGGATGAGCGGGTGGCTGTTTTATAAGCTGAAAGCCCAGGGCTTCCTGCATTGGGGATATAATTTCTGGTATAAGCTGGACAAAGAGGAAGCAGGAGACCCC
The sequence above is a segment of the Niabella agricola genome. Coding sequences within it:
- a CDS encoding DUF4091 domain-containing protein, translating into MNRLAQRLLILFAGALLSTAGGARTSNPPMSIWLTTSLQRVFPQSPAQTTTQLELLAARNSRVSFQVAFRSNMKDQTHISCNMEGAEAVHPQVRFVGLVPMHHFNTDVSAEELDGRGYLPGWLPDPLYPVTKTEANPFESRSFWITLQIPAALSPGIHRYKVRMRWQEGKEEKDTALTVNLNVSTLTLQPRKNFYVTHWWRGEAIALQYKTKMFDERWWKLTRACMKNLIEHGNDVAFIQNFFELRAVFKEPCQMLIVNEPSPGKYEFDWSRIKRFVDLCRELGYKKFEWAHLWLYWGVQDAMHVYKKEGDAYKLLWAENLSGTSDTYINFLKQCLPELHRFLIKEKLLEDSYFHLSDEPWSEHVENYKKARDILRRLAPWMKVMDALSDVRYGREHLTDIPVPIISSDEAYRKENIPHWVYFCTGPRNKWLNRLYDTPLPKLRMSGWLFYKLKAQGFLHWGYNFWYKLDKEEAGDPFTEGAAYAYPGIASGDPFTVYPGPDGPYDSVRWEVFSESLQDYAVLQSAGIQPEDALLSPLHTYEDFPRSEQWIRETLKKVLVKN
- the hisD gene encoding histidinol dehydrogenase; the encoded protein is MARFIKQGKAVTELQQEHSNVKGTVEAMIRSIESGGDEAVRAYAERLDQWTPASFRLSADQIQAIVDRTPQQVKDDILFAQQQIRFFAMQQRNTLLDLEVETLPGVFLGHKNIPVNSVGCYVPGGRYPMVASAHMSVLTAKVAGVQRVIACTPPILGKIPEATVCAMHFAGADEIYILGGVQALCAMAIGTDSIPGVDMIVGPGNAYVAEAKRQLFGRVGIDLLAGPTEVLVIADETADAEMVACDLLGQAEHGPTSPAALITTSESLAQETLVEIERQLKTLSTADLAGAAWRDYGSVIIVSDIAEAVAEADKLAYEHVEVLTADPSYFLEHMTNYGALFLGPETNVAYGDKVIGTNHTLPTMKAARYTGGLWVGKFIKTCTYQRCTPEASAKIGMYAERLCELEGFAGHKRQANLRVKRYYQK
- a CDS encoding glycoside hydrolase family 172 protein is translated as MMKKIAIVLLMGIWMAGTVCGQTTANDLAALSMMQDGVISKRVSSHDTAGAGNDFIRIADKETRTIFDVKGAGMINHIWITMAPGPEALSRNDVILKMYWDGNTSPSVMAPIGPFFGQGWNESYTYSSLPLSASPVNGKGMVCYFSMPFAKGARIEIENQAGKEISHFYYYVDYVEMDRLPAKAGRFHAWYNKQLTETSKTEGENEWAIFGKPGNNTTGKDNYLIADIKGKGHFVGVNYYVHAPTPMWYGEGNDRIEIDGAKGTVLKGTGTEDYFNTAWCPKSIYEHPYYGYARVNNDIGWMGRTHLYRFNITDPFYFNTSFRFSIEHGHNNVLTLDLASVAYWYQPEAHAVPAIPSKEARQPMPMIDIGDIHRWRNEWRKSKGNDPKLWGNER
- a CDS encoding glycoside hydrolase family 172 protein, with translation MKKNLILLILLAGALQLAAQDLMGLTAIKQGVKTKRVSSYDRSGDNHDNLKDIKPGEKRTIFNVEGAGIIDHIWMTLSPEPNVLSRNDVLLRMYWDGNTYPSVEAPVGPFFGQGWNEAYLFTSAALAATPTNGNGLVSYFAMPFAKGARIEIENQTGRNISALYFYIDYQEMKALPPQTGRFHAWYNKQLTVPVDSVENEHWMFGGNPPNKNGEENYMIADIKGRGHFVGVNYYVQAPTPYWYGEGDDMWFIDGDTLPTMNGTGTEDYFNTSWGAPKAPYSSPYFGYAKVNEDIGFLGRTHIYRFHIADPVYFDQSLRFSIEHGSNNVLTLDLASVAYWYQDVAARIPPIPDAAARRPMPLIGPVDIHRWRNEWRKSKGNDTRLWR